In the Hylaeus volcanicus isolate JK05 chromosome 1, UHH_iyHylVolc1.0_haploid, whole genome shotgun sequence genome, one interval contains:
- the LOC128880318 gene encoding synaptotagmin-7 isoform X6: MWAAVTRSLEILVAFFEYYTARAQLETTGSPANKTAGPTGAGGVGGSGVVGSSAGSAGASGSTSSAALGGGSSGSGVGSGSGSGSGSGIGSANAGTSGIGAGANAISGSGVGGAAAGTGEPRTPTAGAQNKQLQNVKGDHPSKAFLQSRSMSLVDMYIDNSEPSENVGQIHFSLEYDFQNTTLILRIIQGKDLPAKDLSGTSDPYVRVTLLPDKKHRLETKIKRRTLNPRWNETFYFEGFPIQKLQSRVLHLHVFDYDRFSRDDSIGEMFLPLCQVDFSEKPNFWKALKPPAKDKCGELLCSLCYHPSNSVLTLTLMKARNLKAKDINGKSDPYVKVWLQFGDKRIEKRKTPIFKCTLNPVFNEAFSFNVPWEKIRECSLDVMVMDFDNIGRNELIGRIQLAGKNGSGASETKHWQDMITKPRQTIVQWHRLKPE, translated from the exons ATGTGGGCTGCAGTCACGAGGTCTTTGGAAATACTGGTTGCCTTCTTCGAGTATTACACCGCCAG AGCGCAATTGGA GACAACTGGTAGTCCGGCGAACAAGACAGCGGGGCCGACAGGTGCCGGCGGTGTCGGCGGAAGTGGAGTTGTAGGATCAAGCGCGGGAAGCGCAGGTGCTAGTGGATCGACGTCGAGCGCAGCTCTAGGTGGCGGCAGCTCTGGATCGGGGGTAGGCTCTGGATCGGGATCTGGATCTGGATCAGGCATTGGAAGTGCAAACGCTGGAACCAGCGGCATCGGCGCAGGCGCAAACGCGATTTCCGGCAGTGGCGTGGGTGGCGCCGCCGCTGGAACGGGGGAGCCACGGACGCCAACCGCTGGTGCCCAAAACAAACAGCTGCAGAATGTCAAAGGAGATCACCCGTCG AAAGCTTTCCTACAAAGCAGATCCATGTCCTTGGTCGACATGTACATCGACAACTCGGAACCTAGCGAAAACGTTGGCCAAATTCATTTCAGCCTGGAATACGACTTTCAGAATACCACGCTCATCCTTCGCATTATACAG ggTAAAGATCTGCCGGCAAAGGATTTGTCGGGGACGTCCGACCCTTACGTTCGCGTGACCCTTCTGCCAGACAAAAAGCATCGACTGGAGACGAAGATAAAAAGGCGCACGCTGAATCCTCGATGGAACGAGACGTTCTATTTCGAAG GTTTCCCGATTCAAAAGTTGCAGAGCAGAGTGCTGCATTTACACGTGTTCGACTACGATCGATTCTCGAGGGACGATTCCATCGGGGAGATGTTTCTGCCTCTCTGCCAG GTCGATTTCTCGGAGAAACCTAACTTTTGGAAAGCTCTCAAGCCCCCGGCAAAGGACAAATGCGGAGAGCTGTTGTGCTCGTTGTGCTACCACCCGAGCAATTCCGTGCTGACTCTGACGCTTATGAAAGCGAGGAATTTGAAGGCGAAGGATATCAACGGGAAGTCAG ATCCCTACGTGAAAGTGTGGTTGCAATTCGGCGACAAGAGGATCGAGAAACGAAAGACCCCGATATTCAAGTGTACTCTGAACCCGGTCTTCAACGAAGCGTTCTCCTTCAACGTGCCCTGGGAAAAGATTCGAGAGTGTTCGCTGGACGTAATGGTAATGGATTTTGATAACATCGGCCGAAACGAGCTGATCGGACGGATTCAACTGGCAG GGAAAAACGGGAGCGGGGCGAGCGAAACGAAACATTGGCAGGACATGATCACGAAGCCACGCCAGACGATCGTTCAGTGGCATCGACTCAAGCCTGAGTAA
- the LOC128880318 gene encoding synaptotagmin-7 isoform X9 — translation MEIFRSRMGAALLATTGSPANKTAGPTGAGGVGGSGVVGSSAGSAGASGSTSSAALGGGSSGSGVGSGSGSGSGSGIGSANAGTSGIGAGANAISGSGVGGAAAGTGEPRTPTAGAQNKQLQNVKGDHPSKAFLQSRSMSLVDMYIDNSEPSENVGQIHFSLEYDFQNTTLILRIIQGKDLPAKDLSGTSDPYVRVTLLPDKKHRLETKIKRRTLNPRWNETFYFEGFPIQKLQSRVLHLHVFDYDRFSRDDSIGEMFLPLCQVDFSEKPNFWKALKPPAKDKCGELLCSLCYHPSNSVLTLTLMKARNLKAKDINGKSDPYVKVWLQFGDKRIEKRKTPIFKCTLNPVFNEAFSFNVPWEKIRECSLDVMVMDFDNIGRNELIGRIQLAGKNGSGASETKHWQDMITKPRQTIVQWHRLKPE, via the exons ATGGAAATATTCCGTTCGCGGATGGGCGCTGCTTTACTTGC GACAACTGGTAGTCCGGCGAACAAGACAGCGGGGCCGACAGGTGCCGGCGGTGTCGGCGGAAGTGGAGTTGTAGGATCAAGCGCGGGAAGCGCAGGTGCTAGTGGATCGACGTCGAGCGCAGCTCTAGGTGGCGGCAGCTCTGGATCGGGGGTAGGCTCTGGATCGGGATCTGGATCTGGATCAGGCATTGGAAGTGCAAACGCTGGAACCAGCGGCATCGGCGCAGGCGCAAACGCGATTTCCGGCAGTGGCGTGGGTGGCGCCGCCGCTGGAACGGGGGAGCCACGGACGCCAACCGCTGGTGCCCAAAACAAACAGCTGCAGAATGTCAAAGGAGATCACCCGTCG AAAGCTTTCCTACAAAGCAGATCCATGTCCTTGGTCGACATGTACATCGACAACTCGGAACCTAGCGAAAACGTTGGCCAAATTCATTTCAGCCTGGAATACGACTTTCAGAATACCACGCTCATCCTTCGCATTATACAG ggTAAAGATCTGCCGGCAAAGGATTTGTCGGGGACGTCCGACCCTTACGTTCGCGTGACCCTTCTGCCAGACAAAAAGCATCGACTGGAGACGAAGATAAAAAGGCGCACGCTGAATCCTCGATGGAACGAGACGTTCTATTTCGAAG GTTTCCCGATTCAAAAGTTGCAGAGCAGAGTGCTGCATTTACACGTGTTCGACTACGATCGATTCTCGAGGGACGATTCCATCGGGGAGATGTTTCTGCCTCTCTGCCAG GTCGATTTCTCGGAGAAACCTAACTTTTGGAAAGCTCTCAAGCCCCCGGCAAAGGACAAATGCGGAGAGCTGTTGTGCTCGTTGTGCTACCACCCGAGCAATTCCGTGCTGACTCTGACGCTTATGAAAGCGAGGAATTTGAAGGCGAAGGATATCAACGGGAAGTCAG ATCCCTACGTGAAAGTGTGGTTGCAATTCGGCGACAAGAGGATCGAGAAACGAAAGACCCCGATATTCAAGTGTACTCTGAACCCGGTCTTCAACGAAGCGTTCTCCTTCAACGTGCCCTGGGAAAAGATTCGAGAGTGTTCGCTGGACGTAATGGTAATGGATTTTGATAACATCGGCCGAAACGAGCTGATCGGACGGATTCAACTGGCAG GGAAAAACGGGAGCGGGGCGAGCGAAACGAAACATTGGCAGGACATGATCACGAAGCCACGCCAGACGATCGTTCAGTGGCATCGACTCAAGCCTGAGTAA
- the LOC128880318 gene encoding synaptotagmin-7 isoform X5, whose translation MEIAASAMLDGLKNNRISKLALSRFLSQSLTTGSPANKTAGPTGAGGVGGSGVVGSSAGSAGASGSTSSAALGGGSSGSGVGSGSGSGSGSGIGSANAGTSGIGAGANAISGSGVGGAAAGTGEPRTPTAGAQNKQLQNVKGDHPSKAFLQSRSMSLVDMYIDNSEPSENVGQIHFSLEYDFQNTTLILRIIQGKDLPAKDLSGTSDPYVRVTLLPDKKHRLETKIKRRTLNPRWNETFYFEGFPIQKLQSRVLHLHVFDYDRFSRDDSIGEMFLPLCQVDFSEKPNFWKALKPPAKDKCGELLCSLCYHPSNSVLTLTLMKARNLKAKDINGKSDPYVKVWLQFGDKRIEKRKTPIFKCTLNPVFNEAFSFNVPWEKIRECSLDVMVMDFDNIGRNELIGRIQLAGKNGSGASETKHWQDMITKPRQTIVQWHRLKPE comes from the exons GACAACTGGTAGTCCGGCGAACAAGACAGCGGGGCCGACAGGTGCCGGCGGTGTCGGCGGAAGTGGAGTTGTAGGATCAAGCGCGGGAAGCGCAGGTGCTAGTGGATCGACGTCGAGCGCAGCTCTAGGTGGCGGCAGCTCTGGATCGGGGGTAGGCTCTGGATCGGGATCTGGATCTGGATCAGGCATTGGAAGTGCAAACGCTGGAACCAGCGGCATCGGCGCAGGCGCAAACGCGATTTCCGGCAGTGGCGTGGGTGGCGCCGCCGCTGGAACGGGGGAGCCACGGACGCCAACCGCTGGTGCCCAAAACAAACAGCTGCAGAATGTCAAAGGAGATCACCCGTCG AAAGCTTTCCTACAAAGCAGATCCATGTCCTTGGTCGACATGTACATCGACAACTCGGAACCTAGCGAAAACGTTGGCCAAATTCATTTCAGCCTGGAATACGACTTTCAGAATACCACGCTCATCCTTCGCATTATACAG ggTAAAGATCTGCCGGCAAAGGATTTGTCGGGGACGTCCGACCCTTACGTTCGCGTGACCCTTCTGCCAGACAAAAAGCATCGACTGGAGACGAAGATAAAAAGGCGCACGCTGAATCCTCGATGGAACGAGACGTTCTATTTCGAAG GTTTCCCGATTCAAAAGTTGCAGAGCAGAGTGCTGCATTTACACGTGTTCGACTACGATCGATTCTCGAGGGACGATTCCATCGGGGAGATGTTTCTGCCTCTCTGCCAG GTCGATTTCTCGGAGAAACCTAACTTTTGGAAAGCTCTCAAGCCCCCGGCAAAGGACAAATGCGGAGAGCTGTTGTGCTCGTTGTGCTACCACCCGAGCAATTCCGTGCTGACTCTGACGCTTATGAAAGCGAGGAATTTGAAGGCGAAGGATATCAACGGGAAGTCAG ATCCCTACGTGAAAGTGTGGTTGCAATTCGGCGACAAGAGGATCGAGAAACGAAAGACCCCGATATTCAAGTGTACTCTGAACCCGGTCTTCAACGAAGCGTTCTCCTTCAACGTGCCCTGGGAAAAGATTCGAGAGTGTTCGCTGGACGTAATGGTAATGGATTTTGATAACATCGGCCGAAACGAGCTGATCGGACGGATTCAACTGGCAG GGAAAAACGGGAGCGGGGCGAGCGAAACGAAACATTGGCAGGACATGATCACGAAGCCACGCCAGACGATCGTTCAGTGGCATCGACTCAAGCCTGAGTAA
- the LOC128880318 gene encoding synaptotagmin-7 isoform X3 — translation MEIAASAMLDGLKNNRISKLALSRFLSQSLPPFGVLPLESRAQLDPANKTAGPTGAGGVGGSGVVGSSAGSAGASGSTSSAALGGGSSGSGVGSGSGSGSGSGIGSANAGTSGIGAGANAISGSGVGGAAAGTGEPRTPTAGAQNKQLQNVKGDHPSKAFLQSRSMSLVDMYIDNSEPSENVGQIHFSLEYDFQNTTLILRIIQGKDLPAKDLSGTSDPYVRVTLLPDKKHRLETKIKRRTLNPRWNETFYFEGFPIQKLQSRVLHLHVFDYDRFSRDDSIGEMFLPLCQVDFSEKPNFWKALKPPAKDKCGELLCSLCYHPSNSVLTLTLMKARNLKAKDINGKSDPYVKVWLQFGDKRIEKRKTPIFKCTLNPVFNEAFSFNVPWEKIRECSLDVMVMDFDNIGRNELIGRIQLAGKNGSGASETKHWQDMITKPRQTIVQWHRLKPE, via the exons CCTCCTTTCGGCGTGTTACCGTTGGAATCCAGAGCGCAATTGGA TCCGGCGAACAAGACAGCGGGGCCGACAGGTGCCGGCGGTGTCGGCGGAAGTGGAGTTGTAGGATCAAGCGCGGGAAGCGCAGGTGCTAGTGGATCGACGTCGAGCGCAGCTCTAGGTGGCGGCAGCTCTGGATCGGGGGTAGGCTCTGGATCGGGATCTGGATCTGGATCAGGCATTGGAAGTGCAAACGCTGGAACCAGCGGCATCGGCGCAGGCGCAAACGCGATTTCCGGCAGTGGCGTGGGTGGCGCCGCCGCTGGAACGGGGGAGCCACGGACGCCAACCGCTGGTGCCCAAAACAAACAGCTGCAGAATGTCAAAGGAGATCACCCGTCG AAAGCTTTCCTACAAAGCAGATCCATGTCCTTGGTCGACATGTACATCGACAACTCGGAACCTAGCGAAAACGTTGGCCAAATTCATTTCAGCCTGGAATACGACTTTCAGAATACCACGCTCATCCTTCGCATTATACAG ggTAAAGATCTGCCGGCAAAGGATTTGTCGGGGACGTCCGACCCTTACGTTCGCGTGACCCTTCTGCCAGACAAAAAGCATCGACTGGAGACGAAGATAAAAAGGCGCACGCTGAATCCTCGATGGAACGAGACGTTCTATTTCGAAG GTTTCCCGATTCAAAAGTTGCAGAGCAGAGTGCTGCATTTACACGTGTTCGACTACGATCGATTCTCGAGGGACGATTCCATCGGGGAGATGTTTCTGCCTCTCTGCCAG GTCGATTTCTCGGAGAAACCTAACTTTTGGAAAGCTCTCAAGCCCCCGGCAAAGGACAAATGCGGAGAGCTGTTGTGCTCGTTGTGCTACCACCCGAGCAATTCCGTGCTGACTCTGACGCTTATGAAAGCGAGGAATTTGAAGGCGAAGGATATCAACGGGAAGTCAG ATCCCTACGTGAAAGTGTGGTTGCAATTCGGCGACAAGAGGATCGAGAAACGAAAGACCCCGATATTCAAGTGTACTCTGAACCCGGTCTTCAACGAAGCGTTCTCCTTCAACGTGCCCTGGGAAAAGATTCGAGAGTGTTCGCTGGACGTAATGGTAATGGATTTTGATAACATCGGCCGAAACGAGCTGATCGGACGGATTCAACTGGCAG GGAAAAACGGGAGCGGGGCGAGCGAAACGAAACATTGGCAGGACATGATCACGAAGCCACGCCAGACGATCGTTCAGTGGCATCGACTCAAGCCTGAGTAA
- the LOC128880318 gene encoding synaptotagmin-7 isoform X4, producing MEIAASAMLDGLKNNRISKLALSRFLSQSLAQLETTGSPANKTAGPTGAGGVGGSGVVGSSAGSAGASGSTSSAALGGGSSGSGVGSGSGSGSGSGIGSANAGTSGIGAGANAISGSGVGGAAAGTGEPRTPTAGAQNKQLQNVKGDHPSKAFLQSRSMSLVDMYIDNSEPSENVGQIHFSLEYDFQNTTLILRIIQGKDLPAKDLSGTSDPYVRVTLLPDKKHRLETKIKRRTLNPRWNETFYFEGFPIQKLQSRVLHLHVFDYDRFSRDDSIGEMFLPLCQVDFSEKPNFWKALKPPAKDKCGELLCSLCYHPSNSVLTLTLMKARNLKAKDINGKSDPYVKVWLQFGDKRIEKRKTPIFKCTLNPVFNEAFSFNVPWEKIRECSLDVMVMDFDNIGRNELIGRIQLAGKNGSGASETKHWQDMITKPRQTIVQWHRLKPE from the exons AGCGCAATTGGA GACAACTGGTAGTCCGGCGAACAAGACAGCGGGGCCGACAGGTGCCGGCGGTGTCGGCGGAAGTGGAGTTGTAGGATCAAGCGCGGGAAGCGCAGGTGCTAGTGGATCGACGTCGAGCGCAGCTCTAGGTGGCGGCAGCTCTGGATCGGGGGTAGGCTCTGGATCGGGATCTGGATCTGGATCAGGCATTGGAAGTGCAAACGCTGGAACCAGCGGCATCGGCGCAGGCGCAAACGCGATTTCCGGCAGTGGCGTGGGTGGCGCCGCCGCTGGAACGGGGGAGCCACGGACGCCAACCGCTGGTGCCCAAAACAAACAGCTGCAGAATGTCAAAGGAGATCACCCGTCG AAAGCTTTCCTACAAAGCAGATCCATGTCCTTGGTCGACATGTACATCGACAACTCGGAACCTAGCGAAAACGTTGGCCAAATTCATTTCAGCCTGGAATACGACTTTCAGAATACCACGCTCATCCTTCGCATTATACAG ggTAAAGATCTGCCGGCAAAGGATTTGTCGGGGACGTCCGACCCTTACGTTCGCGTGACCCTTCTGCCAGACAAAAAGCATCGACTGGAGACGAAGATAAAAAGGCGCACGCTGAATCCTCGATGGAACGAGACGTTCTATTTCGAAG GTTTCCCGATTCAAAAGTTGCAGAGCAGAGTGCTGCATTTACACGTGTTCGACTACGATCGATTCTCGAGGGACGATTCCATCGGGGAGATGTTTCTGCCTCTCTGCCAG GTCGATTTCTCGGAGAAACCTAACTTTTGGAAAGCTCTCAAGCCCCCGGCAAAGGACAAATGCGGAGAGCTGTTGTGCTCGTTGTGCTACCACCCGAGCAATTCCGTGCTGACTCTGACGCTTATGAAAGCGAGGAATTTGAAGGCGAAGGATATCAACGGGAAGTCAG ATCCCTACGTGAAAGTGTGGTTGCAATTCGGCGACAAGAGGATCGAGAAACGAAAGACCCCGATATTCAAGTGTACTCTGAACCCGGTCTTCAACGAAGCGTTCTCCTTCAACGTGCCCTGGGAAAAGATTCGAGAGTGTTCGCTGGACGTAATGGTAATGGATTTTGATAACATCGGCCGAAACGAGCTGATCGGACGGATTCAACTGGCAG GGAAAAACGGGAGCGGGGCGAGCGAAACGAAACATTGGCAGGACATGATCACGAAGCCACGCCAGACGATCGTTCAGTGGCATCGACTCAAGCCTGAGTAA
- the LOC128880318 gene encoding synaptotagmin-7 isoform X8, producing the protein MWAAVTRSLEILVAFFEYYTARTTGSPANKTAGPTGAGGVGGSGVVGSSAGSAGASGSTSSAALGGGSSGSGVGSGSGSGSGSGIGSANAGTSGIGAGANAISGSGVGGAAAGTGEPRTPTAGAQNKQLQNVKGDHPSKAFLQSRSMSLVDMYIDNSEPSENVGQIHFSLEYDFQNTTLILRIIQGKDLPAKDLSGTSDPYVRVTLLPDKKHRLETKIKRRTLNPRWNETFYFEGFPIQKLQSRVLHLHVFDYDRFSRDDSIGEMFLPLCQVDFSEKPNFWKALKPPAKDKCGELLCSLCYHPSNSVLTLTLMKARNLKAKDINGKSDPYVKVWLQFGDKRIEKRKTPIFKCTLNPVFNEAFSFNVPWEKIRECSLDVMVMDFDNIGRNELIGRIQLAGKNGSGASETKHWQDMITKPRQTIVQWHRLKPE; encoded by the exons ATGTGGGCTGCAGTCACGAGGTCTTTGGAAATACTGGTTGCCTTCTTCGAGTATTACACCGCCAG GACAACTGGTAGTCCGGCGAACAAGACAGCGGGGCCGACAGGTGCCGGCGGTGTCGGCGGAAGTGGAGTTGTAGGATCAAGCGCGGGAAGCGCAGGTGCTAGTGGATCGACGTCGAGCGCAGCTCTAGGTGGCGGCAGCTCTGGATCGGGGGTAGGCTCTGGATCGGGATCTGGATCTGGATCAGGCATTGGAAGTGCAAACGCTGGAACCAGCGGCATCGGCGCAGGCGCAAACGCGATTTCCGGCAGTGGCGTGGGTGGCGCCGCCGCTGGAACGGGGGAGCCACGGACGCCAACCGCTGGTGCCCAAAACAAACAGCTGCAGAATGTCAAAGGAGATCACCCGTCG AAAGCTTTCCTACAAAGCAGATCCATGTCCTTGGTCGACATGTACATCGACAACTCGGAACCTAGCGAAAACGTTGGCCAAATTCATTTCAGCCTGGAATACGACTTTCAGAATACCACGCTCATCCTTCGCATTATACAG ggTAAAGATCTGCCGGCAAAGGATTTGTCGGGGACGTCCGACCCTTACGTTCGCGTGACCCTTCTGCCAGACAAAAAGCATCGACTGGAGACGAAGATAAAAAGGCGCACGCTGAATCCTCGATGGAACGAGACGTTCTATTTCGAAG GTTTCCCGATTCAAAAGTTGCAGAGCAGAGTGCTGCATTTACACGTGTTCGACTACGATCGATTCTCGAGGGACGATTCCATCGGGGAGATGTTTCTGCCTCTCTGCCAG GTCGATTTCTCGGAGAAACCTAACTTTTGGAAAGCTCTCAAGCCCCCGGCAAAGGACAAATGCGGAGAGCTGTTGTGCTCGTTGTGCTACCACCCGAGCAATTCCGTGCTGACTCTGACGCTTATGAAAGCGAGGAATTTGAAGGCGAAGGATATCAACGGGAAGTCAG ATCCCTACGTGAAAGTGTGGTTGCAATTCGGCGACAAGAGGATCGAGAAACGAAAGACCCCGATATTCAAGTGTACTCTGAACCCGGTCTTCAACGAAGCGTTCTCCTTCAACGTGCCCTGGGAAAAGATTCGAGAGTGTTCGCTGGACGTAATGGTAATGGATTTTGATAACATCGGCCGAAACGAGCTGATCGGACGGATTCAACTGGCAG GGAAAAACGGGAGCGGGGCGAGCGAAACGAAACATTGGCAGGACATGATCACGAAGCCACGCCAGACGATCGTTCAGTGGCATCGACTCAAGCCTGAGTAA
- the LOC128880318 gene encoding synaptotagmin-7 isoform X7: protein MWAAVTRSLEILVAFFEYYTARAQLDPANKTAGPTGAGGVGGSGVVGSSAGSAGASGSTSSAALGGGSSGSGVGSGSGSGSGSGIGSANAGTSGIGAGANAISGSGVGGAAAGTGEPRTPTAGAQNKQLQNVKGDHPSKAFLQSRSMSLVDMYIDNSEPSENVGQIHFSLEYDFQNTTLILRIIQGKDLPAKDLSGTSDPYVRVTLLPDKKHRLETKIKRRTLNPRWNETFYFEGFPIQKLQSRVLHLHVFDYDRFSRDDSIGEMFLPLCQVDFSEKPNFWKALKPPAKDKCGELLCSLCYHPSNSVLTLTLMKARNLKAKDINGKSDPYVKVWLQFGDKRIEKRKTPIFKCTLNPVFNEAFSFNVPWEKIRECSLDVMVMDFDNIGRNELIGRIQLAGKNGSGASETKHWQDMITKPRQTIVQWHRLKPE from the exons ATGTGGGCTGCAGTCACGAGGTCTTTGGAAATACTGGTTGCCTTCTTCGAGTATTACACCGCCAG AGCGCAATTGGA TCCGGCGAACAAGACAGCGGGGCCGACAGGTGCCGGCGGTGTCGGCGGAAGTGGAGTTGTAGGATCAAGCGCGGGAAGCGCAGGTGCTAGTGGATCGACGTCGAGCGCAGCTCTAGGTGGCGGCAGCTCTGGATCGGGGGTAGGCTCTGGATCGGGATCTGGATCTGGATCAGGCATTGGAAGTGCAAACGCTGGAACCAGCGGCATCGGCGCAGGCGCAAACGCGATTTCCGGCAGTGGCGTGGGTGGCGCCGCCGCTGGAACGGGGGAGCCACGGACGCCAACCGCTGGTGCCCAAAACAAACAGCTGCAGAATGTCAAAGGAGATCACCCGTCG AAAGCTTTCCTACAAAGCAGATCCATGTCCTTGGTCGACATGTACATCGACAACTCGGAACCTAGCGAAAACGTTGGCCAAATTCATTTCAGCCTGGAATACGACTTTCAGAATACCACGCTCATCCTTCGCATTATACAG ggTAAAGATCTGCCGGCAAAGGATTTGTCGGGGACGTCCGACCCTTACGTTCGCGTGACCCTTCTGCCAGACAAAAAGCATCGACTGGAGACGAAGATAAAAAGGCGCACGCTGAATCCTCGATGGAACGAGACGTTCTATTTCGAAG GTTTCCCGATTCAAAAGTTGCAGAGCAGAGTGCTGCATTTACACGTGTTCGACTACGATCGATTCTCGAGGGACGATTCCATCGGGGAGATGTTTCTGCCTCTCTGCCAG GTCGATTTCTCGGAGAAACCTAACTTTTGGAAAGCTCTCAAGCCCCCGGCAAAGGACAAATGCGGAGAGCTGTTGTGCTCGTTGTGCTACCACCCGAGCAATTCCGTGCTGACTCTGACGCTTATGAAAGCGAGGAATTTGAAGGCGAAGGATATCAACGGGAAGTCAG ATCCCTACGTGAAAGTGTGGTTGCAATTCGGCGACAAGAGGATCGAGAAACGAAAGACCCCGATATTCAAGTGTACTCTGAACCCGGTCTTCAACGAAGCGTTCTCCTTCAACGTGCCCTGGGAAAAGATTCGAGAGTGTTCGCTGGACGTAATGGTAATGGATTTTGATAACATCGGCCGAAACGAGCTGATCGGACGGATTCAACTGGCAG GGAAAAACGGGAGCGGGGCGAGCGAAACGAAACATTGGCAGGACATGATCACGAAGCCACGCCAGACGATCGTTCAGTGGCATCGACTCAAGCCTGAGTAA